A stretch of Hydractinia symbiolongicarpus strain clone_291-10 chromosome 9, HSymV2.1, whole genome shotgun sequence DNA encodes these proteins:
- the LOC130657776 gene encoding receptor-interacting serine/threonine-protein kinase 4-like — MHVSYSLHCKINYKTALHFAASWGCSKTLNILLKVPGVKLNLRDEDGKTPLFKVLDLVLNSLISVAVAGTGDKIVKYRCFAVEICSKKSVEILIEEGANASIASRDSRNAFEYALQELGDNKVDMIKYLYDKGGMRAERKEKGKMSFIHVLTLAKKGVPISKTMKELLNTENVNATEGNGRTALILATRVKRLDAVKCLVEHYADPMHLDLAQTRAIGYAERNSEIYNVLKEAMNNANDRTLGMKVFLEKRVTD; from the exons ATGCATGTGAGTTATTCTCTACATTGTAAAATTAATTACAA AACTGCATTGCATTTCGCAGCGTCATGGGGTTGCTCCAAAACGCTAAACATTTTGTTAAAAGTTCCTGGAGTGAAGTTAAACCTACGAGATGAAGATGGAAAAACTCCACTTTTTAAGGTATTAGACCTTGTTCTTAATAGTTTAATCTCAGTTGCAGTAGCAGGTACTGGGGACAAGATTGTTAAATATAGATGCTTT GCTGTGGAAATATGCAGTAAAAAATCCGTTGAAATATTAATAGAAGAAGGTGCTAACGCCAGCATTGCATCACGGGATAGCAGAAATGCATTTGAATACGCCCTTCAAGAACTAGGTGATAACAAAGTTGACATGATCAAATATCTGTACGACAAAGGCGGCATGCGTGCAGAAagaaaagagaaaggaaagatGTCGTTTATTCACGTGTTGACATTGGCGAAAAAGGGAGTACCTATTTCTAAAACAATGAAGGAGCTTCTTAATACAGAAAATGTGAATGCTACAGAAGGAAACGGAAG GACTGCGTTAATACTGGCGACAAGAGTGAAGAGGTTGGATGCTGTGAAATGTTTGGTTGAGCATTATGCTGACCCGATGCATTTGGACCTTGCCCAAACCAGAGCAATCGGTTATGCTGAAAGAAATTCGGA AATCTACAACGTTTTGAAGGAAGCGATGAACAATGCCAACGATAGG ACACTGGGAATGAAAGTCTTTTTAGAAAAACGTGTTACAGATTGA
- the LOC130656642 gene encoding uncharacterized protein DDB_G0284459-like, which yields MGFDKKLASLFSKKKNRKKKNNNSSRSSSKRSIDNSSSQLGGGGDTIIESIQTFDCDDAEPCCSKYLTENEIANQHTEKNNKQTRTPSPLFTRNGLRRQIDFNEPLQPLEFSDDEDDGFDMTTSIEELSTDSSQGTLSSLTQLKDNEYKSSEGDDNEDEDEYDEGNGSNDRCNQNESKTNERRSLISKMKMKLISRKEEKKMERNRLLNEKLEKELKALNELRKERKSLEERLKEKRRMEEQEKNKQTLRSQSRISKKENESDTSSSGQQNQIDKSENLNKVEKHTRKEKITRAKPATTNHGKRTVVASDRQRTKEDQRKENRKRPLSKKKQDKRRKNGDESENTESYDSDGRPKSRKNQVEASSPGSRRSLINLTALPPDMLDYLSDEINLTRIYTIPRWRLPQYSPTINVVQSLLTEDSSINEISVEESAPPPPYVERKRTPPPPRTPRTPPPPPPPITPGLPSSETSSHIDFSKYTPNSNVCKNKIYGFSISGCPVEENYLPDIGYCFLPVKATGKERMKLLEQYRMEAAEKERIKAAKIFSEQFPPQNPDNVPKKERETAEHFIKNVYSGKMKNSDEESEDGKKNTMMKFKIRRRISVGSYPNESVDEKNLPRLLRYAWKGKIKKLEKYLSDKDKHRKINRCDEKGR from the exons ATGGGTTTTGATAAAAAACTAGCATCGTTGTTCTCAAAAAAGAAGAATCGcaagaaaaagaacaacaacTCTTCAAGAAGTTCTTCTAAAAGATCGATCGATAATAGTAGCTCCCAACTTGGCGGCGGTGGAGATACTATTATTGAAAGTATCCAAACATTCGATTGTGATGACGCTGAACCCTGCTGTAGTAAATATCTTACAGAGAATGAAATAGCCAATCAGCATACCGAGAAAAACAACAAGCAGACAAGAACACCGTCACCACTCTTCACAAGAAATGGACTTCGGCGACAAATCGATTTTAACGAACCTTTACAACCGTTAGAATTTTCCGACGATGAAGATGACGGTTTTGATATGACGACATCCATAGAAGAACTGTCCACTGATTCATCTCAGGGAACCTTGTCATCGCTTACACAGCTTAAGGACAATGAATACAAAAGTAGCGAAGGTGATgataatgaagatgaagatGAATATGATGAAGGCAATGGCAGTAACGATCGATGTAACCAAAATGAAAGCAAGACTAATGAAAGAAGATCTCTGATATCTAAGATGAAAATGAAGTTAATTTCTcgcaaagaagaaaaaaaaatggagaGAAATAGATTGCTTAATGAAAAGTTGGAGAAAGAATTAAAGGCACTTAATGAGTTACGAAAAGAGCGGAAGTCTCTTGAGGAGCGGTTGAAGGAGAAAAGAAGAATGGAA gaacaagaaaaaaacaaacaaactttaagATCTCAAAGTAGAATCAGTAAGAAGGAAAACGAGAGCGATACGTCTAGCAGTGGCCAGCAAAATCAAATTGACAAAAGTGAAAATCTGAATAAAGTTGAAAAACACACACGAAAGGAAAAGATTACGCGTGCCAAACCTGCGACAACTAACCACGGTAAACGAACGGTGGTGGCTAGTGATCGACAACGAACAAAGGAAGATCAGCGAAAAGAGAACAGAAAAAGACCTCTGAGTAAAAAAAAGCAAGACAAACGAAGGAAAAATGGGGATGAAAGTGAGAACACTGAAAGCTATGACAGCGATGGCAGACCAAAGAGTCGAAAAAATCAAGTTGAAGCATCATCACCTGGATCCAGAAGATCACTTATCAATTTAACAGCACTACCACCAGATATGTTAGATTATCTCTCAGATGAAATCAATTTAACAAGAATCTACACCATTCCACGTTGGAGGCTGCCTCAGTATTCACCAACAATCAACGTTGTACAATCTTTACTGACAGAAGATAGCTCCATTAATGAAATTTCCGTTGAAGAATCCGCACCACCTCCACCTTATGTTGAGAGGAAAAGAACGCCACCGCCACCTAGAACACCAAGAACGCCACCTCCACCACCCCCGCCAATAACACCAGGATTGCCTTCTAGTGAAACTTCCTCTCATATTGATTTTTCTAAATATACTCCTAATTCAAATGTTTGCAAGAATAAAATTTACGGATTCAGTATTTCCGGCTGCCCGGTTGAGGAAAATTATCTTCCTGATATCGGATATTGTTTTCTTCCTGTAAAGGCCACAGGAAAAGAGCGAATGAAATTGTTGGAACAGTATCGCATGGAAGCGGCTGAGAAGGAAAGAATAAAGGcggcaaaaatattttctgaacAATTTCCTCCTCAGAATCCAGATAATGTTCCCAAAAAAGAACGCGAAACAGCCGAGcatttcataaaaaatgtttactcCGGGAAAATGAAAAACTCCGATGAAGAGAGTGAAGATGGTAAAAAGAACACCATGATGAAGTTCAAGATTCGAAGACGAATATCTGTTGGTAGCTATCCAAACGAATCAGTGGATGAGAAAAACTTGCCTCGATTATTAAG atATGCTTGGAAAGGAAAGATTAAAAAGCTGGAAAAATATCTATCGGACAAAGATAAGCATCGGAAAATCAACCGTTGCGATGAAAAGGGACGGTAA